A portion of the Fusobacterium perfoetens ATCC 29250 genome contains these proteins:
- a CDS encoding nucleoside kinase, with the protein MSKILESKQYETIKLVFLKAMWKLYPDYDVEIQNSLNNGSYGEVYFDGKLISLTKKEYEKIKNEMKKIINDDIPIEMITDNIEVLKEKGKNILREDIKELLKNCGWAKIKEYKVGDYTDYFYLMPEKRTGKIKDFDLYKYNNGFILKTPMEIYNWEIAPMKDTPKIAKAFQEGNTWEKIMGINFAGSINKKVFNREIAELIMLNETLHSKKINKMSNDIIKNKNIKIVTIAGPSSSGKTTLSKKLRLHLQTCGIQTLAISLDDYYVGRANVPLDENGNKDFETIYALDIELLNKNLKDLIDGKETELPLYDFFTGERKPKGHKVQLEEGGIIIIEGIHGLNDELTKYIPRENKYKIYISCLTQTNMDRHNRVHTTDVRKIRRIVRDSLSRDTEGEETLKMWNSIRKGEEKWIFPFQEDADAIFNSSLSYELGILKPYAIRELIKVDIDSPQYEEAKKLVELLSCFVDIESSLVPSDSILKEFIGGSVFYNY; encoded by the coding sequence ATGAGCAAAATTTTAGAGAGCAAACAATATGAAACAATAAAATTAGTTTTTTTAAAAGCCATGTGGAAATTATACCCTGATTATGATGTGGAGATTCAAAATTCTTTAAATAATGGTTCTTATGGAGAAGTTTATTTTGATGGAAAGTTAATTTCTTTAACTAAAAAAGAGTATGAGAAAATAAAAAATGAAATGAAGAAAATAATAAATGATGATATTCCAATAGAAATGATAACTGATAATATAGAAGTTTTAAAAGAAAAAGGAAAAAATATTTTAAGAGAGGATATAAAAGAACTTTTAAAAAATTGTGGTTGGGCAAAAATTAAAGAATATAAAGTGGGAGATTATACTGATTATTTTTATTTAATGCCAGAAAAAAGAACTGGAAAAATAAAAGATTTTGATTTATACAAGTATAATAATGGATTTATACTAAAAACTCCAATGGAAATATATAATTGGGAAATAGCTCCGATGAAAGATACTCCAAAAATAGCAAAAGCTTTCCAAGAAGGAAATACTTGGGAAAAAATAATGGGAATCAATTTTGCAGGAAGTATTAATAAGAAAGTATTTAACAGAGAAATTGCAGAACTTATAATGCTAAATGAAACATTACATAGTAAAAAAATAAATAAGATGTCTAATGATATTATAAAAAATAAAAATATAAAAATAGTTACAATAGCAGGGCCATCATCATCTGGAAAAACTACTTTGTCTAAAAAATTAAGACTACATTTACAAACTTGTGGAATACAAACTTTAGCAATATCTTTAGATGATTATTATGTAGGAAGAGCAAATGTTCCACTAGATGAAAATGGGAATAAAGATTTTGAAACTATTTATGCTTTAGATATTGAGCTTTTAAATAAAAATTTAAAAGATTTGATAGATGGTAAAGAAACTGAGTTACCTTTATATGATTTCTTTACAGGAGAAAGAAAACCTAAAGGTCATAAAGTACAGTTAGAAGAGGGGGGAATAATTATAATAGAAGGAATTCATGGATTAAATGATGAGCTTACTAAATATATTCCTAGAGAAAATAAATATAAAATTTATATTAGTTGCTTAACACAAACTAATATGGATAGACATAATAGAGTACATACAACAGATGTTAGAAAAATAAGAAGAATTGTTAGAGATAGTTTATCTAGAGATACAGAAGGAGAAGAAACATTAAAAATGTGGAATTCTATAAGAAAAGGAGAAGAAAAATGGATATTTCCTTTTCAAGAAGATGCTGATGCCATTTTTAATTCAAGTTTAAGTTATGAATTAGGTATATTAAAACCATATGCTATAAGAGAACTTATAAAAGTTGATATAGATTCACCACAATATGAAGAAGCTAAAAAATTAGTAGAACTTTTAAGTTGCTTTGTAGATATAGAGTCTTCTTTAGTACCAAGTGATTCAATATTAAAAGAATTTATAGGTGGAAGTGTATTTTATAATTATTAA
- a CDS encoding YbaB/EbfC family nucleoid-associated protein, which produces MVRKLKTAKTGANQMDIIKQAQAMQQEMLKIQEELKGKEVEASVGGGAVVVKANGQKEVLSISILEETIKDAVSDKEMLEDLVLSAVKEAMRQAEELSEKEMSRVTGGMNIPGLF; this is translated from the coding sequence GTGGTAAGAAAATTAAAAACAGCTAAAACTGGAGCAAATCAAATGGATATAATAAAACAAGCACAAGCTATGCAACAAGAAATGTTAAAAATACAAGAAGAATTAAAAGGAAAAGAAGTTGAAGCATCTGTTGGTGGTGGAGCTGTAGTAGTAAAAGCTAATGGACAAAAAGAAGTTCTTAGTATTTCAATATTAGAAGAAACTATAAAAGATGCAGTATCAGATAAAGAAATGTTAGAAGATTTAGTACTTTCTGCAGTAAAAGAAGCAATGAGACAAGCTGAAGAATTATCTGAAAAAGAAATGTCAAGAGTAACTGGTGGAATGAATATTCCTGGATTATTCTAG
- the metG gene encoding methionine--tRNA ligase, whose translation MESKNFYITTPIYYVNGDPHVGSAYTTIAADVMARYKRTMGYDVYFLTGTDEHGQKVEETAKAKGMTPQEWTDLMAPRFVEMWKALNIKNDDFIRTTEERHKKAVKKILQTVYEKGDIYKGEYEGKYCVSCETFVPENQIVGEDQCPDCGKKLRMVKEESYFFRMSKYQDALLKHIDEHPDFILPRSRRNEVISFIKQGLQDLSISRNTFEWGIPIEFAPGHITYVWFDALTNYLTAVGYENNPEEFQKRWENGEVVHLLGKDIVRFHAIIWPCMLLSAGVKLPDKIVAHGWWTSEGEKMSKSKGNVVAPLEEVKKYGVDAFRYYLLREVSFGNDGDYSTKAIVTRINSDLANDLGNLLNRTLGMYKKYFGEEIVKTGEYEAIDLEAQKLFDEILVQVEDMMSRLEFSRALETIWKFISRMNKYIDETTPWLLIKDESKKERLATVMNMLVESLYKVAVLVAPYMPEAGQKIWNQLGYNDDIEKALVENIKPWNILEVGHKLGNASPIFPRLEVEKEVKEKNPVNKDLKIENPINIDEFSKVEIKVVEILEADKVEGSDKLLKFKVNDGKNIRQIVSGIAKYYPEYKELVGKKVLAVVNLEPVVLRGELSQGMLLSSEEKKRIKLVEVDSSVKVGSKIK comes from the coding sequence ATGGAAAGTAAAAACTTTTATATAACAACACCGATATATTATGTAAATGGAGACCCACATGTAGGAAGTGCTTATACAACTATTGCAGCTGATGTAATGGCTAGATACAAAAGAACAATGGGTTATGATGTATATTTCTTAACAGGAACAGATGAACATGGACAAAAAGTAGAAGAAACTGCTAAGGCTAAAGGAATGACTCCTCAAGAGTGGACAGATTTAATGGCTCCTAGATTTGTAGAAATGTGGAAAGCTTTAAATATAAAAAATGATGATTTTATAAGAACTACAGAAGAAAGACATAAAAAAGCAGTAAAGAAAATTTTACAAACTGTTTATGAAAAAGGGGATATTTATAAAGGAGAATATGAAGGAAAATATTGTGTTTCATGTGAAACTTTCGTTCCTGAAAATCAGATAGTTGGAGAAGACCAATGTCCTGACTGTGGAAAAAAATTAAGAATGGTTAAAGAGGAATCTTATTTCTTTAGAATGTCTAAATATCAAGATGCTCTATTAAAACATATAGATGAACATCCAGATTTTATTTTACCTCGTTCAAGAAGAAATGAAGTTATATCATTTATAAAACAAGGATTACAAGATTTATCAATTTCAAGAAATACATTTGAATGGGGAATACCTATTGAATTTGCACCTGGACATATAACTTATGTTTGGTTTGATGCATTAACAAACTATTTAACAGCAGTGGGATATGAAAATAATCCTGAAGAATTCCAAAAAAGATGGGAAAATGGAGAAGTTGTACACCTATTAGGAAAAGATATAGTTAGATTCCATGCTATAATTTGGCCTTGTATGTTATTATCGGCAGGAGTTAAATTACCAGATAAAATAGTTGCTCATGGTTGGTGGACTTCTGAAGGTGAAAAAATGTCAAAATCTAAAGGAAATGTTGTAGCTCCGTTAGAAGAAGTAAAAAAATATGGAGTAGATGCATTTAGATATTATCTATTAAGAGAAGTTTCTTTTGGAAACGATGGAGACTATTCAACAAAAGCAATAGTTACAAGAATAAATTCAGACCTTGCTAACGACTTAGGAAACTTATTAAATAGAACATTAGGAATGTATAAAAAATATTTTGGAGAAGAGATTGTAAAAACTGGAGAGTATGAAGCTATAGACTTAGAAGCTCAAAAATTATTTGATGAAATTTTAGTCCAAGTGGAAGATATGATGTCAAGATTAGAGTTTTCAAGAGCTTTAGAAACTATTTGGAAATTTATCTCTAGAATGAATAAATATATAGATGAAACTACACCATGGTTATTAATAAAAGATGAAAGCAAAAAAGAAAGACTTGCTACAGTAATGAATATGTTAGTTGAATCTTTATATAAAGTAGCAGTATTAGTAGCTCCATATATGCCAGAGGCTGGACAAAAAATATGGAATCAATTAGGATATAATGATGATATAGAAAAAGCATTAGTTGAAAATATAAAACCTTGGAATATATTAGAAGTTGGACATAAATTAGGAAATGCTTCTCCAATATTCCCAAGATTAGAAGTAGAAAAAGAAGTTAAGGAAAAAAATCCTGTAAATAAAGATTTAAAAATAGAAAATCCTATTAATATAGATGAATTTTCAAAAGTAGAAATAAAAGTTGTAGAAATATTAGAAGCTGACAAAGTAGAAGGTTCTGATAAACTTTTAAAATTTAAAGTAAATGATGGAAAAAATATTAGACAAATAGTATCAGGAATTGCTAAATATTATCCAGAATATAAAGAGTTAGTTGGGAAAAAAGTATTAGCAGTTGTAAATTTAGAACCTGTTGTTTTAAGAGGAGAACTTTCTCAAGGAATGCTTTTAAGTTCAGAAGAAAAGAAAAGAATTAAATTAGTAGAAGTAGACTCATCAGTAAAAGTTGGTTCAAAAATAAAATAA
- the sppA gene encoding signal peptide peptidase SppA, with protein MENNINEEVVEKQEEKKISKKKRGKKIFRKIKNLIKFLLVELFKSMFRLIILGLAIFVISKLIKIDNRKPAIPEKVYLEISLDNKVLENKIKNPFDIDNKINFYGLLNKLDKIEKDKRVQGIVLKLGNTGLNRAQIEELKEKASELKEKDKKIYVYSEGLDNHNYNLALIGNEIIMPNNKWAHSYISGYSARYPYYKNLGDKLFIGANVIHIGDYKSFGETYVSSEMSQEFRENTTRLLDKLYNNYISNIKETRGIKDEKFNEKILNGEFVMVTPEILKENKIIDEIMYYEEFLEKREIKELITIDDYFQRLAEEIDYKIIENKDKIAVIYAEGSITSGDNPQIENKIEPDVIKDKLLKADKLANVKGIVLRINSPGGSALASDIIYEAIRKVEKPVYISMGGAAASGGYYIASAGDKIYANKETITGSIGVVSIIPDVSKLVEKMGINYEEITNGKFTNLYDITKPLSKEERDKIYYSSLEGYEEFISKVALGRNMKIEDVQKIAQGKVWLGEEAKEIGLVDEIGGLEKTISDLAKDLELKDYTVIESLESRKLEEIFRKFLPKYIFSKLSLNIGVEKILQKDEFLEEFFYKPVVYAPNLEIYY; from the coding sequence TTGGAAAATAATATTAATGAAGAAGTTGTGGAAAAACAAGAAGAAAAAAAAATATCTAAAAAAAAGAGAGGAAAGAAAATTTTTAGAAAAATAAAAAATTTAATTAAATTTTTATTGGTAGAACTTTTTAAATCAATGTTTAGGTTAATTATTTTAGGATTAGCAATTTTTGTAATAAGTAAACTTATAAAAATAGATAATAGAAAACCAGCAATTCCTGAAAAAGTTTATTTAGAAATTTCATTAGATAATAAAGTTTTAGAAAATAAAATAAAAAATCCTTTTGATATAGATAATAAAATTAATTTTTATGGACTTTTAAATAAATTAGATAAAATAGAAAAAGATAAAAGAGTACAAGGGATTGTCTTAAAATTGGGAAATACTGGATTAAATAGAGCTCAGATTGAAGAGTTAAAAGAAAAAGCTAGTGAGTTAAAGGAAAAGGATAAAAAAATTTATGTTTATTCTGAAGGATTAGATAATCATAATTATAATTTAGCTCTTATTGGAAATGAGATAATAATGCCAAACAATAAATGGGCTCATTCATATATAAGTGGATATTCTGCTCGTTATCCATATTATAAAAATTTAGGTGATAAATTATTTATTGGAGCTAATGTTATTCATATAGGGGATTATAAATCTTTTGGAGAAACTTATGTTTCTTCTGAAATGAGTCAAGAATTTAGAGAAAATACAACAAGATTATTAGATAAGCTTTATAATAATTATATTTCAAATATAAAGGAAACTAGAGGTATAAAAGATGAAAAATTTAATGAAAAGATTTTAAATGGAGAGTTTGTAATGGTAACTCCAGAGATTTTGAAAGAAAATAAAATTATAGATGAAATAATGTATTATGAAGAATTTTTAGAAAAAAGAGAGATAAAAGAATTAATAACAATAGATGATTATTTCCAAAGATTAGCTGAGGAAATTGATTATAAAATTATAGAAAATAAAGATAAGATAGCTGTAATTTATGCTGAGGGAAGTATAACTTCTGGTGATAATCCTCAAATAGAAAATAAAATTGAACCAGATGTAATAAAAGATAAATTATTGAAGGCTGATAAACTAGCAAATGTAAAAGGAATTGTATTAAGAATAAATTCTCCTGGAGGGTCGGCTCTTGCTTCAGATATAATATATGAAGCTATAAGAAAGGTAGAAAAACCTGTATATATTTCAATGGGTGGAGCTGCTGCTTCTGGAGGATATTATATAGCTTCAGCTGGAGATAAAATATATGCTAATAAAGAAACAATTACAGGTTCTATAGGTGTTGTAAGTATAATTCCAGATGTCTCAAAATTAGTAGAAAAAATGGGAATTAATTATGAAGAAATTACTAATGGGAAGTTTACAAATTTATATGATATAACAAAACCTTTATCTAAAGAGGAAAGAGATAAGATATATTATTCTAGTTTAGAAGGATATGAGGAATTTATTTCAAAAGTTGCTTTAGGTAGAAATATGAAAATAGAAGATGTTCAGAAAATAGCTCAAGGAAAAGTATGGTTAGGGGAAGAAGCAAAAGAGATTGGGCTTGTAGATGAGATTGGGGGATTAGAAAAAACTATATCAGACTTAGCTAAAGATTTAGAGCTTAAAGATTATACAGTTATAGAAAGTTTAGAAAGTAGAAAATTAGAAGAAATATTTAGAAAATTTCTTCCTAAATATATTTTTTCAAAGCTTTCTTTAAATATTGGTGTAGAAAAAATATTACAAAAAGATGAATTTTTAGAAGAATTTTTTTATAAACCTGTAGTTTATGCTCCAAATTTAGAAATTTACTATTGA
- a CDS encoding lysophospholipid acyltransferase family protein, producing MYRFYGLLVYYFIMLIKLTLKIEIIGKENIENDKNYVLALWHNKVVSTVLALGFIKKRAGLASPSADGELISVPLEKLGYKMIRGSSGKDSVKGLVQLIKAVKEGYTIGTPLDGPKGPAFEAKHGMIYVAQKSQKPMVFMGAAYSKKWVLSKTWDKCQIPKPFSKVICIISEPMEISKDIPVEEYQKIVEQKLNDINELAEKKIKER from the coding sequence ATGTATAGATTTTATGGATTATTAGTCTATTATTTCATTATGTTAATAAAATTAACTCTTAAGATAGAAATAATAGGAAAAGAAAATATAGAAAATGATAAAAATTATGTTTTAGCTTTATGGCATAATAAAGTAGTATCTACAGTATTAGCTTTAGGATTTATAAAAAAGAGAGCTGGGCTTGCCAGTCCTTCAGCTGATGGAGAATTAATTTCTGTTCCTCTTGAAAAATTAGGATATAAAATGATAAGAGGGTCTTCTGGAAAAGATTCGGTAAAAGGTCTAGTTCAACTTATTAAAGCAGTAAAAGAAGGTTATACAATAGGAACTCCTTTAGATGGACCTAAGGGACCAGCTTTTGAAGCAAAGCATGGAATGATATATGTTGCTCAAAAATCACAAAAACCAATGGTTTTTATGGGAGCTGCTTATAGTAAGAAATGGGTATTATCAAAAACTTGGGATAAATGTCAAATTCCAAAACCTTTTTCAAAAGTAATTTGTATAATAAGTGAACCAATGGAAATATCAAAAGATATTCCAGTAGAAGAATATCAAAAAATTGTTGAACAAAAATTAAATGATATAAATGAATTAGCAGAGAAAAAAATAAAGGAGAGATAA